A single region of the Streptococcus macedonicus ACA-DC 198 genome encodes:
- a CDS encoding Acid-resistant locus arl7 (Fragment), which produces MSDEELIYDGINNQLYPMVEGVFLSELDVRLRGIIKQEHPELSDNDFISHRNLTHYRMLFLDTMIDKANRKNEFVRESVYDVANGKNYTALDVQDQLDKKTTFGQRIADDVARFGGSWTFIISFIVFMVIWMAINVIKPFGIAFDEYPFILLNLALSTIAAIQAPLILMSQNRASDYDRLQAKNDYNVNKVSEEGIRLLHTKLDHLVQQDQSDLLEIQKLQTEMLASITDQVVELQKQNKDLLEEMNALKQTQN; this is translated from the coding sequence ATGAGTGATGAAGAGCTAATTTATGATGGTATTAATAATCAATTATATCCAATGGTGGAAGGAGTCTTCCTTTCTGAGCTAGATGTTCGTTTGCGTGGGATTATCAAGCAAGAACATCCTGAACTATCGGATAATGATTTTATCAGTCATAGAAATTTAACGCATTATAGGATGCTATTTTTGGATACAATGATTGATAAAGCCAATCGTAAGAATGAGTTTGTCCGAGAATCGGTTTATGATGTCGCTAATGGAAAGAATTACACGGCATTGGACGTGCAAGACCAGTTGGATAAGAAAACCACCTTTGGTCAACGAATTGCTGATGATGTGGCACGTTTTGGTGGTTCATGGACATTTATCATTTCATTTATTGTTTTTATGGTAATTTGGATGGCAATAAATGTCATTAAGCCTTTTGGAATTGCCTTTGATGAATATCCGTTTATTTTGCTAAATTTGGCATTATCGACAATTGCTGCAATCCAAGCTCCTTTGATTCTGATGAGTCAAAATCGTGCATCAGATTATGATCGTTTGCAAGCAAAAAATGATTACAATGTCAACAAAGTTTCAGAAGAAGGCATTCGGCTATTGCATACAAAACTTGACCACTTGGTGCAACAAGACCAATCAGATTTGTTAGAAATTCAAAAATTACAAACAGAGATGTTGGCATCAATTACTGACCAAGTTGTTGAATTGCAAAAGCAAAATAAAGACTTACTTGAGGAAATGAATGCATTAAAACAAACACAGAATTAA
- the pepDA gene encoding Dipeptidase, with product MACTTILVGKKASYDGSTIIARTEDSQSGDFTPKQFIVVKPEDQPRHYKSVLSSFEMDLPDNPMRYTSVPDALRKDGIWGEAGINEANVAMSETETITTNARVLGADPLVESGIGEEDMLTLVLPYVRTAREGVERLGAILEQYGTYESNGVAFSDVNEIWWLETIGGHHWIARRVPDDCYVTNPNQLGIDHFEFNNPNEYMYSKDLRDFIESNNLDLTYSNECFNPRYAFGSQRDKDRHYNTPRAWAMQRFLNPEIEQDPRSFFIPWAQKPYRKITIEDVKYVLSNHYQDTEFDPYGPEGNAVTQRAFRTIGINRTSQTAILQLRPDQPHDTTGIQWLAYGSMPFGTMVPFFTQISTTPAYFDNTGENVSTDSFYWVNRLIAAIADPHFHQHEGDIEDYIEKTMAAGHARIKRVDALLANGEKIDFDAENQAMSDFVQEETQKLLNKILFDASNLMTNRFSVSD from the coding sequence ATGGCATGTACAACAATATTAGTAGGTAAAAAAGCGTCTTATGATGGTTCAACCATTATTGCACGTACGGAAGATTCACAAAGTGGCGATTTTACGCCAAAACAATTTATCGTGGTGAAACCAGAAGACCAACCACGTCATTACAAATCAGTCTTGTCTTCATTTGAAATGGATTTACCAGATAATCCAATGCGCTACACGTCAGTGCCAGATGCCTTGCGTAAAGACGGTATCTGGGGCGAAGCTGGTATCAACGAAGCCAATGTTGCCATGAGCGAAACTGAAACCATTACGACTAATGCGCGTGTTCTAGGAGCTGACCCTTTAGTTGAATCTGGTATTGGTGAGGAAGATATGTTGACATTGGTACTTCCTTACGTTCGTACAGCACGTGAAGGGGTAGAACGTCTCGGTGCTATCCTTGAACAATATGGCACTTACGAATCAAACGGTGTTGCCTTTTCTGATGTTAATGAAATTTGGTGGTTGGAAACCATTGGTGGTCACCATTGGATTGCTCGTCGTGTCCCAGATGATTGTTACGTCACAAATCCTAATCAGCTCGGTATTGATCACTTTGAGTTCAACAACCCAAATGAGTACATGTATTCAAAAGATTTGCGTGATTTCATCGAAAGCAATAACTTGGATTTGACTTACTCAAATGAATGCTTTAACCCACGCTATGCTTTTGGTAGCCAACGTGATAAAGACCGTCACTACAATACACCACGTGCTTGGGCAATGCAACGTTTCTTAAACCCAGAAATTGAACAAGACCCACGTAGTTTCTTTATTCCATGGGCACAAAAACCTTACCGTAAAATTACGATCGAAGATGTTAAATACGTTTTGAGCAATCATTACCAAGACACAGAATTTGACCCGTACGGACCAGAAGGAAATGCAGTCACACAACGTGCCTTCCGCACAATTGGTATCAACCGCACTAGTCAAACAGCCATTCTTCAATTGCGCCCAGATCAACCGCACGATACCACAGGAATTCAATGGTTGGCATACGGTTCAATGCCATTTGGAACAATGGTGCCATTCTTTACTCAAATTTCAACGACACCAGCCTATTTTGACAATACTGGCGAAAATGTCTCAACAGACTCATTCTATTGGGTAAATCGTCTTATTGCAGCAATTGCTGACCCACATTTCCACCAACATGAAGGTGATATTGAAGATTATATCGAAAAAACAATGGCAGCAGGACATGCACGAATCAAACGTGTCGATGCCCTTTTAGCAAACGGAGAAAAGATTGACTTTGATGCCGAAAACCAAGCCATGAGTGACTTTGTCCAAGAAGAAACTCAAAAACTGTTAAACAAAATCCTCTTTGACGCAAGTAATCTCATGACAAACCGCTTCTCAGTCAGTGATTAA
- a CDS encoding Transcriptional regulator, TetR family, which produces MKFTDIRYLRTEKLIFDAFAKLLSEKPYEKITVQDIADEAMINRATFYAHYADKDELQSGIQQQVLDQMSDMIDGAQITNGDRVKVKRAEKLLTDFYHGLEKNSAIAKIVLRSISQEVMQEEFSSLLHEKYDHLLAKLNVTESGEQVPTEFIVAYLTSIFTGTLLWWIKSDFSMPAKELARLVLTLISNGHLTVMGVIIDRED; this is translated from the coding sequence ATGAAATTTACGGATATTCGTTATTTAAGAACTGAAAAATTAATTTTTGATGCTTTTGCCAAACTGCTCAGCGAAAAACCTTACGAAAAAATTACAGTGCAAGATATTGCTGACGAAGCAATGATTAATCGTGCCACTTTTTATGCGCACTATGCGGATAAGGATGAACTCCAAAGTGGGATTCAACAGCAAGTTTTGGACCAAATGTCTGACATGATTGACGGTGCTCAAATCACAAATGGTGACCGTGTCAAAGTGAAACGAGCTGAAAAATTATTGACTGATTTTTACCATGGTTTGGAGAAAAATTCAGCCATTGCTAAAATTGTTCTGCGCAGCATTTCGCAAGAAGTCATGCAAGAAGAATTCAGTAGCCTTCTCCATGAAAAATATGATCACCTGCTTGCCAAACTGAACGTTACAGAATCTGGTGAGCAAGTTCCAACAGAGTTTATCGTCGCTTACTTAACCAGTATTTTTACAGGCACTTTGCTATGGTGGATAAAATCGGATTTTTCTATGCCGGCTAAAGAGCTAGCACGCTTGGTCCTAACCCTCATCAGCAATGGACACCTAACCGTTATGGGCGTTATTATTGATCGAGAAGATTGA
- the whiA gene encoding Cytoplasmic hypothetical protein yields the protein MSFTVKVKEELLNLSRFDKSELSAIIKMSGSLGLTGDGLTLSIITENAKIARHIYELIENLYHVQPEIKYHQKTNLRKNRVYNVFVVENVREILNDLQLADSFFGIEMGINPTILEDDDKGRAYLRGAFLATGTIRDPESGKYQLEIFSVYQDHAEDLTNLMRKFILDAKVIEHKNGAVTYLQKAEDIMDFLLVIGAMECKDVFEEIKIMRETRNDVNRANNADTANIAKTVTASMKTINNIIKIMDTVGLETLPIELQQVAKIRVENPDYSIQQIADHLESTLTKSGVNHRLRKINKIADEL from the coding sequence ATGAGTTTTACAGTAAAAGTGAAAGAAGAGCTGCTCAATTTATCGCGGTTTGATAAGAGCGAATTATCAGCAATCATTAAAATGTCTGGTAGCCTTGGCTTGACAGGAGACGGACTTACTTTGTCTATCATAACGGAAAATGCTAAAATCGCTCGTCATATTTATGAATTGATTGAAAATCTTTACCATGTTCAGCCAGAAATTAAATACCACCAAAAGACAAATCTGCGTAAAAATCGTGTTTACAATGTTTTTGTGGTAGAAAATGTCAGAGAAATCTTGAATGACTTGCAGTTAGCGGATTCTTTCTTTGGCATTGAAATGGGAATTAACCCAACTATTTTAGAAGATGATGATAAGGGACGCGCTTATTTGCGCGGCGCTTTTTTGGCGACTGGAACCATTCGTGATCCAGAATCTGGAAAATATCAGCTGGAAATTTTTTCGGTTTACCAAGACCACGCCGAAGATTTAACGAATTTGATGCGAAAATTTATTCTTGATGCCAAGGTCATTGAACATAAAAATGGTGCGGTAACTTATTTGCAAAAAGCAGAAGACATTATGGATTTTCTTTTGGTTATTGGTGCTATGGAATGTAAAGATGTTTTTGAAGAAATTAAGATTATGCGTGAGACGCGCAACGACGTCAATCGTGCTAATAATGCGGATACGGCAAACATTGCCAAAACAGTGACAGCTAGCATGAAAACAATCAATAATATCATTAAAATCATGGATACGGTTGGACTTGAAACTTTGCCAATTGAACTTCAACAAGTGGCTAAAATCCGTGTTGAAAATCCAGATTATTCCATTCAACAAATTGCTGATCATTTGGAAAGCACATTGACCAAGAGTGGTGTTAACCACAGATTACGTAAGATTAATAAAATAGCAGATGAATTATAG
- the ybhK gene encoding Hypothetical protein, with protein MRKPKITVIGGGTGIPVILNSLRHEEVDITAIVTVADDGGSSGTLRSVTQLTPPGDLRNVLVAMSDMPKFYEKVFQYRFAETDGALAGHPLGNLIISGIAEMQGSTYNAMQLLTKFFHVTGKIYPASENPLTLHAVFKDGHEVIGESHIADYKGIIDHVYVTNTYNNEEPTASRKVVDAIMNSDMIVLGPGSLFTSILPNLVIPEIKKALLETPAEVAYVCNIMTQYGETEHFTDADHVEVLNRHLGKDVIDTVLVNIQEVPQDYMNSNEFDEYLVQVEHDFAGLRKQVKRVISSDFLRLENGGAFHNGDFVVEELMNLVRIRKR; from the coding sequence ATGAGAAAACCTAAAATTACTGTTATCGGTGGAGGAACGGGAATTCCCGTTATTTTAAATAGCTTACGGCATGAAGAAGTTGACATCACAGCGATTGTGACGGTGGCTGATGATGGTGGTAGCTCTGGAACTTTGCGCTCCGTAACGCAGCTAACACCTCCAGGCGACCTTCGTAACGTCCTTGTGGCGATGAGTGATATGCCAAAATTCTACGAAAAAGTTTTTCAATATCGTTTCGCTGAAACTGATGGTGCTTTGGCAGGACATCCGCTTGGCAATTTGATTATTTCAGGTATTGCAGAAATGCAAGGTTCAACCTACAATGCCATGCAATTGTTAACAAAATTTTTCCATGTCACAGGAAAGATTTACCCAGCCAGTGAAAATCCATTGACTTTACATGCTGTTTTCAAAGACGGTCACGAAGTTATTGGTGAAAGTCATATTGCTGATTATAAAGGTATTATTGACCACGTTTATGTCACAAATACTTATAACAATGAAGAACCGACTGCTAGTCGAAAAGTTGTTGATGCGATTATGAATAGTGATATGATTGTTCTGGGACCTGGTTCGCTTTTTACCTCAATTCTGCCCAATCTTGTCATTCCAGAAATCAAGAAAGCCTTGCTTGAAACCCCCGCAGAAGTGGCTTACGTTTGTAACATCATGACCCAATATGGTGAGACTGAGCATTTTACTGACGCTGACCATGTTGAAGTGCTCAACCGCCACCTTGGTAAAGATGTGATTGACACCGTTTTGGTTAATATCCAAGAAGTGCCGCAAGATTACATGAATTCTAACGAATTTGATGAGTATTTGGTTCAAGTAGAACATGATTTTGCAGGACTTCGCAAGCAGGTGAAACGTGTGATTTCATCAGATTTCTTGCGTTTGGAAAATGGTGGAGCTTTTCACAATGGAGACTTTGTCGTTGAGGAATTAATGAATTTGGTGAGGATTAGGAAGCGATGA
- the hybJ gene encoding Hypothetical ATP-binding protein, translating into MSDKSINLVIVTGMSGAGKTVAIQSFEDLGYFTIDNMPPALVPKFIELIEQSSDNNRVALVVDMRSRLFFNEINSVLDKIDANPKVDFKILFLDATDGELVARYKETRRSHPLAADGRILDGIKLERELLAPLKNLSQNVVDTTELTPRQLRKTISEQFSSEENQASFRIEVMSFGFKYGLPLDADLVFDVRFLPNPYYKPELRDQTGLEQEVYDYVMNHEESEDFYQHLTGLIKPILPGYQKEGKSVLTIAIGCTGGQHRSVAFAHRLAEELKENWVVNETHRDKNRRKETVNRS; encoded by the coding sequence ATGTCTGACAAAAGTATTAACTTAGTTATTGTAACTGGGATGAGTGGAGCTGGTAAAACGGTGGCAATTCAATCATTTGAAGATTTGGGTTATTTCACGATTGATAATATGCCACCAGCTTTGGTACCAAAATTTATTGAGCTAATTGAACAATCTAGCGACAATAATCGTGTGGCACTCGTAGTCGACATGCGTAGTCGCCTCTTTTTTAATGAAATCAATTCTGTTCTTGATAAAATCGATGCCAATCCAAAAGTTGATTTTAAAATTTTATTCTTGGATGCGACAGATGGTGAATTGGTTGCTCGTTATAAAGAAACGCGTCGTAGTCATCCATTGGCAGCTGACGGACGTATTTTAGATGGTATCAAACTTGAGCGTGAATTGTTAGCACCGCTGAAAAATTTGAGCCAAAATGTGGTTGATACAACAGAACTCACACCACGTCAACTCCGTAAAACCATTTCAGAGCAATTTTCAAGTGAGGAAAATCAAGCATCCTTCCGTATCGAAGTAATGAGTTTTGGCTTTAAGTATGGCTTACCGCTAGATGCTGATTTGGTATTTGATGTGCGTTTCTTGCCAAATCCCTACTACAAACCAGAACTCCGTGACCAAACAGGACTCGAACAAGAAGTCTATGATTACGTCATGAATCATGAAGAATCTGAAGATTTCTATCAACATTTGACAGGCTTGATTAAACCAATTTTGCCAGGGTATCAAAAAGAAGGAAAATCTGTTTTGACGATTGCCATTGGTTGTACAGGTGGTCAACACCGTAGTGTCGCCTTTGCGCACCGTTTGGCAGAAGAATTGAAAGAAAATTGGGTTGTCAATGAAACCCACCGTGATAAAAATCGTCGCAAGGAGACTGTGAATCGTTCATGA
- the hgdC gene encoding Activator of (R)-2-hydroxyglutaryl-CoA dehydratase: MYKAGIDVGSTTVKVVIFDDKYQLLFTRYERHFSDVKTATIKVLKEAISEIGDQTVSIAITGSGGMGLADVAKIPFVQEVIAATTTVEKFIPQTDVVIELGGEDAKMTFFGDTLEQRMNGTCAGGTGAFIDQMAELLKTDANGVNELAKGYETIYPIASRCGVFAKTDVQPLINEGARKEDIAASIFQAVINQTIAGLASGRKISGNIAFLGGPLFFMSELRQRFIETLNIKPENVIFPENPQLFVAMGAALDEEQAQLALSEIIHNLENNTSKSLVPKNTLDVLFKDQAELDAWRARHNEASVDYKDIAKASGPVFLGIDAGSTTSKVVLADPDGAILFQHYGNNQGQPLENVIEILKEVYRQLPDTAFIARSCVTGYGENLIRAALHVDYGEVETVAHFKAANYFNPGVDFILDIGGQDMKALSVQDGALSSIQLNEACSSGCGSFIETFAKSLKYDVKDFAQVALLAEHPVDLGSKCTVFMNSKVKQVQKEGATVADISAGLSYSVIKNALYKVIKLKRPEDLGEKIVVQGGTFYNEAVLRAFELVSEREVVRPSIAGLMGAYGCAIIAQEKYEDETAQAPAVEMATV, encoded by the coding sequence ATGTATAAAGCAGGTATAGATGTCGGATCGACAACTGTTAAAGTTGTCATCTTCGACGATAAGTATCAATTATTATTCACACGTTATGAACGTCACTTTTCAGATGTTAAAACGGCAACAATTAAAGTTTTAAAGGAAGCTATTTCAGAAATCGGCGACCAAACCGTCAGTATTGCTATCACTGGTTCAGGGGGAATGGGGTTGGCAGATGTGGCAAAAATTCCGTTTGTTCAGGAAGTTATTGCTGCTACCACTACCGTTGAAAAATTCATTCCACAAACCGATGTTGTTATCGAACTTGGTGGTGAAGATGCTAAGATGACATTCTTTGGAGATACCCTTGAACAACGCATGAACGGAACATGTGCTGGTGGTACAGGTGCTTTCATTGACCAAATGGCAGAACTTTTGAAAACAGATGCCAACGGCGTTAATGAATTAGCCAAAGGTTACGAAACAATTTACCCAATCGCTAGCCGTTGTGGGGTATTTGCCAAGACAGACGTCCAACCATTGATTAATGAAGGGGCTCGCAAAGAGGACATTGCAGCTTCTATTTTCCAAGCCGTTATTAATCAAACCATTGCTGGTTTGGCTTCAGGGCGTAAAATTTCTGGAAATATTGCCTTTCTTGGCGGACCACTATTCTTCATGAGTGAACTTCGTCAACGTTTCATTGAAACACTCAATATTAAACCAGAAAATGTTATTTTCCCTGAAAATCCGCAACTTTTCGTTGCCATGGGAGCTGCCTTAGATGAAGAACAAGCGCAATTAGCACTATCAGAAATCATTCATAACCTTGAAAATAATACTTCAAAATCGCTAGTTCCTAAAAATACACTAGATGTTCTTTTCAAAGATCAAGCTGAATTAGACGCTTGGCGTGCTCGCCATAATGAAGCAAGCGTTGACTATAAAGATATTGCTAAAGCTTCTGGTCCAGTATTTCTAGGAATTGATGCAGGTTCAACAACCTCAAAAGTTGTCTTGGCTGACCCCGATGGTGCTATTTTATTCCAACACTATGGCAACAACCAAGGACAACCACTTGAAAATGTTATCGAAATTCTTAAAGAAGTTTATCGCCAATTACCAGACACAGCCTTTATCGCACGCTCTTGCGTAACAGGTTATGGTGAAAATTTGATTAGAGCAGCCCTGCACGTTGACTATGGTGAAGTCGAAACCGTTGCTCACTTCAAAGCTGCTAATTACTTCAACCCTGGTGTTGATTTCATTCTCGATATTGGTGGGCAAGATATGAAAGCCCTGAGCGTTCAAGACGGCGCCCTCTCAAGTATTCAATTGAACGAAGCTTGTTCATCTGGTTGTGGTTCTTTCATCGAAACCTTTGCCAAATCACTTAAATACGACGTTAAAGACTTTGCACAAGTTGCTTTACTAGCTGAACACCCTGTTGACCTCGGTTCAAAATGTACAGTGTTCATGAACTCAAAAGTCAAACAAGTACAAAAAGAAGGCGCTACTGTTGCTGATATTTCTGCAGGGCTTTCTTATTCTGTTATCAAAAATGCGCTTTATAAGGTTATTAAACTCAAACGTCCTGAAGATTTAGGTGAAAAAATTGTTGTTCAAGGCGGTACTTTCTACAATGAAGCGGTGCTCCGTGCCTTTGAATTGGTCAGTGAACGCGAAGTTGTTCGTCCAAGTATTGCTGGTCTGATGGGAGCTTACGGCTGCGCCATTATTGCCCAAGAAAAATACGAAGACGAAACCGCTCAAGCACCTGCCGTTGAAATGGCAACAGTCTAG